The following are encoded together in the Osmia lignaria lignaria isolate PbOS001 chromosome 6, iyOsmLign1, whole genome shotgun sequence genome:
- the LOC117607652 gene encoding mitochondrial pyruvate carrier 1-like yields MAKRSPNGLFSKETRNYLMSTHFWGPVFNWMIPIATIADTQKHPRIISGKMTLALTLYSMVFMRFAVKVQPRNLLLFACHFVNCFAQIAQGYRFIDYHYISKRALEDKE; encoded by the exons ATGGCAAAACGCTCGCCCAATGGACTGTTCAGTAAAGAGACGAGGAATTATTTGATGAG CACCCACTTCTGGGGACCAGTGTTCAACTGGATGATACCCATAGCGACCATAGCCGACACGCAAAAGCATCCGAGGATCATTAGCGGCAAAATGACTTTGG CATTGACACTTTATTCCATGGTATTCATGAGGTTCGCCGTCAAGGTGCAGCCACGAAATTTGTTGCTGTTCGCGTGCCACTTCGTCAATTGCTTCGCACAGATCGCACAAGGTTACAGGTTTATCGACTACCATTACATTTCGAAAAGAGCGCTCGAAGACAAAGAGTGA